A stretch of Acipenser ruthenus chromosome 1, fAciRut3.2 maternal haplotype, whole genome shotgun sequence DNA encodes these proteins:
- the hwa gene encoding protein huluwa codes for MSQLDPALLSGGLGPSNPPILDERLPVSSLSLLILLLIPCVVLLLLFNCVILGYKLLSWKKKRRRRRRLREQPSFFSPSTEFSTLSRTPKLSEEPSFANNAGPGPRPGRIRPASSAHSSGENRGEPGPRGRAYKPDGTAGEGSGSLRPPSTILAVLSTTASTTRAELPRRTQVHTNSSSDWRAGVHQIVPFSSDSETERPHPVPPNSPEITVQRGLPGTRQMHRSSTMRLHNERHIRIMSPPVDSVRFECASSIPREENGFVHSGNSSTLGPGLDSDFGASAGISLRILSSDSESCSSVLWASGLEWDYYDPGYNRRKQMRKHMEQLPVLCSRQYWV; via the exons ATGTCGCAGTTGGATCCCGCCTTACTATCTGGAGGGTTAGGACCGTCTAATCCCCCAATTTTGGACGAGAGACTGCCCGTCTCTAGCTTATCTCTGCTTATACTTTTACTGATACCTTGTGTTGTTCTGCTGCTACTTTTCAACTGCGTGATACTGGGATACAAACTTCTCTCTTGGAAGAAGAAACGGAGGAGAAGGCGGCGGCTGAGGGAACAACCGAGTTTTTTCTCGCCTTCAACCGAATTCAGTACACTGAGCAGAACCCCCAAACTTTCGGAGGAACCATCGTTTGCTAACAATGCGGGCCCGGGTCCGAGGCCGGGTCGCATACGCCCGGCTTCTTCCGCTCACAGCTCGGGAGAGAATCGGGGCGAACCTGGACCGAGGGGTAGAGCTtacaaaccagacgggaccgcaGGAGAAGGGTCTGGCTCATTGAGGCCACCCAGCACCATACTAGCCGTCCTGTCAACTACAGCGTCTACAACAAGAGCCGAGTTGCCTCGCAGGACTCAGGTTCATACCAACAGCTCATCGGACTGGCGAGCGGGTGTTCATCAGATAGTACCTTTCTCGAGCGATTCAGAAACAGAACGACCTCACCCCGTCCCTCCAAACTCGCCGGAGATCACTGTGCAACGG GGTTTGCCAGGTACCAGGCAGATGCACCGCAGCAGCACCATGCGGCTGCACAATGAACGGCACATCCGCATCATGAGCCCCCCGGTGGACTCGGTCCGGTTCGAGTGTGCCAGCAGCATCCCTCGCGAGGAGAATGGCTTCGTCCACTCGGGCAACTCCTCCACCCTGGGGCCAGGGCTGGACAGTGACTTCGGGGCCAGTGCAG GCATCTCCCTGCGCATCCTGTCCTCAGACAGTGAGAGCTGCTCCAGTGTTCTCTGGGCCTCCGGGCTGGAATGGGATTACTATGACCCCGGATACAATAGACGGAAGCAGATGCGCAAACACATGGAACAACTGCCGGTGCTCTGCTCCAGACAGTACTGGGTTTAA
- the LOC117403919 gene encoding aldo-keto reductase family 1 member A1-A-like has translation MSCTYGTLSTGQKMPLVGLGTWKSTPGEVKQAVLSALDSGYRHIDCAAAYGNEQEVGEALRERVGPGKPIKREHVFVTSKLWNTKHHPDDVEPACRKSLADLGLPFLDLYLMHWPMAFEQGEVTMPRNADGTLRYADTDYRDTWRAMEKLMDQGLVRAIGLSNFNARQTNDILGISKHKPVVNQVECHPHLTQKELLTHCRARGIMLTAYSPLGSPDRPWASPEEPRLLDDPQIVALARRYGKTPAQVIIRWQVQRGVVCIPKSTTPSRIKENIQVFDFTLSEEDVKLIESFNRNERLIVPTIEKDGQTIWRDGGHPHFPFHDLY, from the exons GTCAAACAGGCTGTGCTGAGCGCCCTGGACTCTGGATACAGACACATTGACTGTGCTGCTGCCTATGGCAACGAACAGGAAGTAGGGGAAGCCTTGAGGGAGAGAGTGGGGCCTGGCAAG CCTATCAAACGTGAGCATGTGTTTGTTACATCGAAGCTGTGGAACACCAAGCACCACCCGGACGATGTGGAGCCAGCCTGCAGGAAGTCCCTGGCTGACCTCGGCCTCCCATTCCTGGACCTGTACCTCATGCACTGGCCCATGGCCTTCGA ACAGGGAGAGGTGACAATGCCCAGGAATGCAGACGGAACGCTCCGCTATGCTGACACCGACTACAGGGACACTTGGAGGGCCATGGAGAAGCTGATGGACCAGGGTCTAGTCAGGGCCATTGGCCTGTCCAACTTCAATGCCAGGCAAACCAACGATATCCTGGGCATCTCCAAACACAAGCCTGTAGTGAACCAG GTTGAGTGCCACCCCCACCTGACCCAGAAGGAGCTCCTCACTCACTGCAGAGCTCGGGGCATCATGCTGACAGCCTACAGCCCCCTGGGGTCTCCCGACCGGCCGTGGGCATCCCCTGAAGAGCCCCGTCTCCTGGATGACCCCCAGATAGTGGCTCTTGCTCGCCGATACGGGAAGACCCCTGCACAGGTCATCATAAG GTGGCAGGTGCAGAGAGGGGTGGTGTGTATCCCCAAGAGTACGACCCCCTCCAGAATCAAGGAAAACATCCAG gtatttgattttactttGTCTGAAGAGGACGTGAAGCTGATAGAATCCTTTAACCGCAACGAGAGGCTTATTGTCCCAACTATAGAA AAGGATGGCCAGACAATCTGGAGAGATGGAGGGCACCCACACTTCCCTTTCCATGACCTCTACTAA